DNA sequence from the Tissierella sp. MB52-C2 genome:
CCTATAAAACCTTATTTCCATATTCATTTGTATTCTCTTTATTATCATTATGTACAATGCTAATGGTTCATCATGGAGATTCTATACCAGTAAAAAAGAAAAGTACATTGGAGCATTTTGATATAGAAGATTAGTTTTAAGGGGTGTGGTTAATGTTGTTTTATATTTTAGGACTGATTTTTATTATACTTATTTGTTATCTCTTAGCTATTATGCCAAAGATAACAAATAGGCCTGATTTAAGTGTATTTATGAATAGACATTATACCCATAGGGGATTTCATAAAGAAAAGAATATTGCTCCTGAAAACTCTTTAGCTGCCTTTAAATTATCTGTTCAACATGATTTGGGAATAGAGTTCGACGTTCAACTATCAAAGGATGATGTTCCTATTATATTCCATGACTCTAATTTAAATAGGGTATGCGGTGTAGATAAAAATGTTAATGAGCTAACATTTAAAGAATTAAGAGAACTTAATTTATTTGATTCTAAAGAGAAAATCCCTCATTTGCAGGAATTATTGGATTTAGTCAATGGACAAGTACCTTTAATTGTAGAAATAAAATCTAACTCCAGTGATATGTCAATTTGTTCAATAGTTGCTTCTTATTTAGACAACTATAATGGTATTTACTGTATAGAATCCTTTAACCCTATACCTGTTCTTTGGTATA
Encoded proteins:
- a CDS encoding glycerophosphodiester phosphodiesterase family protein, whose product is MLFYILGLIFIILICYLLAIMPKITNRPDLSVFMNRHYTHRGFHKEKNIAPENSLAAFKLSVQHDLGIEFDVQLSKDDVPIIFHDSNLNRVCGVDKNVNELTFKELRELNLFDSKEKIPHLQELLDLVNGQVPLIVEIKSNSSDMSICSIVASYLDNYNGIYCIESFNPIPVLWYKNNRPGVIRGQLSTNYLKSNIKQNKIFAFCLQHLLFNFITKPNFIAYGYQYYNNLSLVLCRKFYGITTVAYTIPSKLELEKHLNNFDLFIFEDFLPSNSFKNS